aagccactgctgccagtcagtgtagacaatattaggCTAGGTGGGCTAATGGTCTCATACTCCTAGTCTTGGAGAGAGGCACAGCATTACAGGGATGCTGGCACCCTACTTCTAGGTCAATGGAAATCCCTTTGTTTCCTAAGACTCCATGCCAGGCACTGAGCTGGGAAGCAGAGCTCACACCATCCATTCTGCTCCATCAGATCTCCTCTCCCGTCAACTGCCATCTGGGGGCAGCCATTGCCTCAGACTGCTGCCGTGGGAGAGCTTTGCTGAATTCCCAGCTCCATCAAGCACCTCCTGCCCCTGAACTGCGCCAGCCGGCCATTAAAGGAACAACTGTTCAGAAACTGATGCTGGAGTTCAgggtttttattttcctcttccctccctgtcgcTTTTCCCTTCTGTGTCGTTTATTTTTTAGATAGTAAGCCTGCAAGTAGGGACTGTCTCACTTTGACTTTATGTAAGGCTGAAGAGTCAGGAACAAAGGTTCTAAGcaaatgcataataaataaattatccacATACTTTCCAGTTTAGCTTTGTAACCGCAAAGAacaggaaaaaattttttttaatggaagcaaaGGTCATTGGACCTTAAACTGTTTGCCAGCATCATGCAAACAAGGGTGGTCACCACATCCAGTCCTGCTATCCTCCCCTCGCCCCCAAGCACCAGAACCCTGATCAATGAGACAAGTTTCAGCTACTACCTGACGGCTGCAGTTCACTACTTACGGCCAGCTGCTGCTGAAGGGTCTTCACCTGCGTCTGGAGCACTTCGACCTGCTGGCTCTGTCGCTTTGTGGGGAGGCCGCTGTTGTACGTAAGCTGAGAGAGACCGTTAAGGGCCTGTTTTAGCCGCTCCACATCATTAAGTAGCTCAGTTATCTTCAAGAGAGACATTGCCAAAGTTCAAACCAGAAGCCTGTCCTCTGTGGTTCCTCAGCAACATCTATtacagggatggggagcttgtggcctGACAGATATTTggatgactacaactcccatcatccctgacactggccgtgctggctgcaggggctgatgggagatggagtccagcagcacctggggAACCACAGATGTTTCCCATCCCAGACTTACACTTGTGTGATCAAAGCAAAAAAGAGGTTCCAACCTGTCTTCTGCCCTGCCTGGAGCAGAGCCAAGCAAGCAACAGGAAGGTCACCAAAACCCTGGCCCTTTGCTGGGGgctgggactgggggggggggggcaacaatgTGCTATGATACCTAAAGTCCCCAAAATTCAAGTCACCAGTTTGCAAGGAAACAAGAACTGTCTCAGGGCCAGGAGCTGTGGATGGATGCACATTGCAAAGGTCTATTAAGGAGGAAAAACCAGGGTTGTCTATGCGCAGCACACACATTGCTTTGTCTGAGCTGGAGTGGCAAGAAGGTGGCTGTGAATGAAGCAGCTCAGAACTTCACTACttctattatcattattaatctGCCCTTCCCCAACAGAACACAGGCTGGTACACAATACGATAAATGCAAGAcatcaaaaataattaaaatatggaTACTATAAAACGGGCTTTTGAACTAACCAACAGGAAAGAAGCCAATTTTGAATTCCCTATGAGTTGAAAGCCACAGGCAGCACCTCATCAGATGAACCAGCTCTGCAGGTCTGCCTCTCATTCAAGGAAATAATGTCTGAATCCATTTCCAATGCGGCTTTAAGGgtgcagcccacccccacccccacccccacttcagcCAATCAGACTGCATTTGGCTTCCAAGTTGATTTGGGCAGGATTCGGAGGTTGATTGCATCTACTACAGGGCCACCTTCACCAGCCTGGAGCTTTatgatgttttagactacaacacccatcagccacagccgGCATGGCCGTACAtccctagggatgatgggagttgcagtccaaaacactcAGAAGGTCTAGTCTGGCAAAGACTGCAGTGCAGCAGCTCTTCCAGGCCTACCAGCTCCACCAGCTAATGTCAGAAGCTAGTCCAAGCATTGCCTCTCCCACCAAGGATCCTTCTGCATTCGTTATCCTCTGCTTTGTGCCTTTTATGCTGCCGGCCGGCCTTTCGGCTACCGAGTCCGCCCCCCCTGCCCAACTCACCTTGTTGTCTTTGGCTTCCACTTGCTTTGCGGACTCCTGGATCCTTTTCTGCAGCTCCGCGATGGTGCTCAGGGACTTGTCGCACCTCTCCTTCTGGTCCTTGATCTCCTGCTCAATGCTGAAGTTCCTGGACTGCAGGGGCTCCTTCTTGTCCTTGGTGGGCGCCTCCTCCATCCTGGCTTGCTGGGCTGCCTCCAGCTTCCGGCTGAGCTCGGCCAGCTTCTCTGCCATGCTGCCTACTTGCCCTTCCAGCTTGCTCTTCACCATCTTGTGCTCCGCCATCCCAACCACCTCTCGGCTCTCCAGCTCCCACAAGGCTTCTTTGGCGCTCTGGATTTCAGACTGCAGCTTGGCAACCTTCTCTGCCCTCTCCtggctctctccctccttctctcttaaGGCGGATTTCACGGCGGatgcttccctctccaagccTTCCTTGATGCGGAGGTGCTCGGCTAGAGGCACAGAGGCGGCCTTGAGATCGGCCATCTCCCGCTGCAGCTCCTGGGATTTCTGCACCTCCTGCTGGCAGCTGGCCTCCTTGCTGCTCAGCTCCCCTTTCAGCTCTTCGACGGTGCGGCCAAGCTGCCTCTCCAGGGCTTCCACCTGCTCCAGCGGGACGTATTGGCCGTGGAGGCGGCTCTCTGCCTCGCGGGCCTCGGAGCGCTGCCGGGCGCTCTCCTCCTGAAGCCGCTCCTTCTCGCACTGGATCTCGGCAAACTTCTGCTGCAGCTCGCACAACTGCTTGTTGAGGCCGTCCATCTTGCTGGCAAACATCCGCTCCATTTCGTGTGACTTCTCCGCCAGGACATAGTTCTGCTGCAAGTCATTCTGGACGCTCAGGAGCCTGGCCCTCAGCTTCTCATTCTCCTGGCTGCATTTCTTGACttcgtcctctctctctctgcgctgCTCCCTCTCCTTCTGCAGCTGGCTCCTCAGTTCTTTTGCTGTCTCCTCGAAGCGGCGCTCCTTCTCTTCAAAAGTGGAAAGGGGGGCATATTTGGACTTGATGCATTCCTGGATCATGTCAAGCTCCTTCTTCTGGGCCTTGATCTCAGCGTGCAACTGGGCCACCTCCTCTTGCTTCGCCTGATATTTTGCCTGCATTTCAGAacctttctcctgcagctcctgAATGTTTTTGTGGAGGGCGGCGACTTTTGCCTCATGCTCCCGTGCGTTTATGTATTCGCCTCCTTGCACTTGGCTTTGCAGAGTTCGCAGCTTCCTCTTCAGGGTCCCGTTCTCATCGCTCACCCTCACAAACTCTTGCTTGACACTTTCCATCTTTTCCTTCAGCTCCAACAGCTCTTGGCCCGTCTTTTCCAGAGTGCTGTTCAGCACTGCCTTGACCTCCTCGTGAGTAGCCACCGGCACATACTGCTCTTCCATGGTCTCTTGAAGAGTGGCATTTTTGGATGCAAACTCGGATGCCTTGGCTTGCTGCTCCCTGTACTTTTGGCTGAGCTCGGCGAGTTGCCGCTCCAGACCGGCCGTGGTTAGCTTCAAGGCTCCCATCTCCTTCTCATGCTTCTCCCGGGGGATGTAAGCCGCCTGGAGCTGCCCAACCGTCTCCTTCAAGCGGAGGTTTTCTGCCAGCAGCTTCTCTGCCTCCGCGCTGTGCTTCTGACACTTCTCTCTGCTCTCCGCCAGCTTCTTGTTCAGGTCTCCAACCGTGACGTCGCTCGCCCGCTTCACCTCCTCGCTGACCTTCAAAGGCACGTACTGGCTCTTCATCTCGCTCCGGAGGGCCTCCACTTGCTGCTTCAGCAGGCTGTGGCCTGCCTTGGCCTTCTCCGCCTCCGCCTGCCAGGCCTGGCTCTGGTGCTTCAGCTCCGCCTGCACTCGCTCCAGCTCCCTGGCCTTTTGCTCATACCTGCCCTTCAGCTGCTTGTGCTCCTCCGGCCTCACATACTGGGCAAACTGGCCTCTCTGGCCCTCCAGCTCAGCTCTCAGCCCCTGAGCCTCTGTGCACAGCTTCTGCCGCTCCGCCTCCGCCTCTGCCAACCTCCGCGCCTTCTCCTCCACTTCGCCCGAGAGCGAGCTCTTCACTTTCTCGAGCTTCTCCGCCAGCTTGGCTGCCGCCTCCTTCAACTGACCCTCCGCCTCGCAGGCCCTCCTCTCCCGCTTCTCGTGCTCCACCTtcaacatgcccagctccctctGCAGCTTCTTGTTGTCGTCCACCAGCCTGGCCTCATCCCTGCGGAACTCCTCCACCAGCAGCTCATTCTGCTTTAGCTGGTTCCTCAGCTTGCCCACCTCGGCCGAGGCCCCCTCGTACTTGGCCTTGGTGTCCTTCAGCTGCTCCTTCAGCTCCTCCACCGCCTTGCTGCCGGTGGCCGCCGCCTCACTCGTCAGGTGGTCCTTCAGGGCCAGGAAGTGCGTCTGCATCTGCTTCACTTTCCCTTCCGAGTCAAACATCCTCTTCTGCACGTCCTTCAAGGCGTCTTCCAGCTGCTTGATCTGCTGGTCCGACTCCTGCTTCGTTCTCTCGCACTCCGCCGCCAGCGCTTTGcactctgctgccttgtgggagagCTCCAGCTGCAGCCTGCTCACCTCCCCTCGGGCTGC
The sequence above is drawn from the Lacerta agilis isolate rLacAgi1 chromosome 13, rLacAgi1.pri, whole genome shotgun sequence genome and encodes:
- the UACA gene encoding uveal autoantigen with coiled-coil domains and ankyrin repeats isoform X2, which translates into the protein MIRQTKLQRRTEGTVLAVPGLCIAHPFLLHVRQSSKMASFWLTADWNKYDDRLMKAAERGDVEKISSVLAKKGVNPTKLDVEGRSAFHVVAAKGNLDCLNAILVHGVDIVATDAAGRNGLHLAAKYGHALCLQKLLQYNCPTENVDLQGRTALHDAAMSDCSSSIQLLCDHGALVNARDADGRTPLVLATQMCRPAICQLLLDRGADVNARDKQNRTSLMLGCEYGCKDAVEVLLKNGADVTLVDALGHDCSYYARIGDSVEILALIKAAMEESNKASYEVMKKGQPLLKVTNMLPKWSHPNALEDMSFKTHQKEHWNVQELERENEDLKGRLREIQQEHRILLDRINGLQLQLNEEQMVADDLESEKDELRRLLTAKEKQQEESSRMLEALKSKLRFYEGDHGGSGNSFGNRKEDVLLKQGSTYSAEPQAPASAPAALQSRSMVRPLELLSPSLSPAASEAEALKRELGNLRSCYDAARGEVSRLQLELSHKAAECKALAAECERTKQESDQQIKQLEDALKDVQKRMFDSEGKVKQMQTHFLALKDHLTSEAAATGSKAVEELKEQLKDTKAKYEGASAEVGKLRNQLKQNELLVEEFRRDEARLVDDNKKLQRELGMLKVEHEKRERRACEAEGQLKEAAAKLAEKLEKVKSSLSGEVEEKARRLAEAEAERQKLCTEAQGLRAELEGQRGQFAQYVRPEEHKQLKGRYEQKARELERVQAELKHQSQAWQAEAEKAKAGHSLLKQQVEALRSEMKSQYVPLKVSEEVKRASDVTVGDLNKKLAESREKCQKHSAEAEKLLAENLRLKETVGQLQAAYIPREKHEKEMGALKLTTAGLERQLAELSQKYREQQAKASEFASKNATLQETMEEQYVPVATHEEVKAVLNSTLEKTGQELLELKEKMESVKQEFVRVSDENGTLKRKLRTLQSQVQGGEYINAREHEAKVAALHKNIQELQEKGSEMQAKYQAKQEEVAQLHAEIKAQKKELDMIQECIKSKYAPLSTFEEKERRFEETAKELRSQLQKEREQRREREDEVKKCSQENEKLRARLLSVQNDLQQNYVLAEKSHEMERMFASKMDGLNKQLCELQQKFAEIQCEKERLQEESARQRSEAREAESRLHGQYVPLEQVEALERQLGRTVEELKGELSSKEASCQQEVQKSQELQREMADLKAASVPLAEHLRIKEGLEREASAVKSALREKEGESQERAEKVAKLQSEIQSAKEALWELESREVVGMAEHKMVKSKLEGQVGSMAEKLAELSRKLEAAQQARMEEAPTKDKKEPLQSRNFSIEQEIKDQKERCDKSLSTIAELQKRIQESAKQVEAKDNKITELLNDVERLKQALNGLSQLTYNSGLPTKRQSQQVEVLQTQVKTLQQQLADAERQHQEVISIYRTHLLSAVQGHMDEDVQAALLQIIRMRQGLVC
- the UACA gene encoding uveal autoantigen with coiled-coil domains and ankyrin repeats isoform X1, with translation MIRQTKLQRRTEGTVLAVPGLCIAHPFLLHVRQSSKMASFWLTADWNKYDDRLMKAAERGDVEKISSVLAKKGVNPTKLDVEGRSAFHVVAAKGNLDCLNAILVHGVDIVATDAAGRNGLHLAAKYGHALCLQKLLQYNCPTENVDLQGRTALHDAAMSDCSSSIQLLCDHGALVNARDADGRTPLVLATQMCRPAICQLLLDRGADVNARDKQNRTSLMLGCEYGCKDAVEVLLKNGADVTLVDALGHDCSYYARIGDSVEILALIKAAMEESNKASYEVMKKGQPLLKVTNMLPKWSHPNALEDMSFKTHQKEHWNVQELERENEDLKGRLREIQQEHRILLDRINGLQLQLNEEQMVADDLESEKDELRRLLTAKEKQQEESSRMLEALKSKLRFYEGDHGGSGNSFGNRKEDVLLKQGSTYSAEPQQAPASAPAALQSRSMVRPLELLSPSLSPAASEAEALKRELGNLRSCYDAARGEVSRLQLELSHKAAECKALAAECERTKQESDQQIKQLEDALKDVQKRMFDSEGKVKQMQTHFLALKDHLTSEAAATGSKAVEELKEQLKDTKAKYEGASAEVGKLRNQLKQNELLVEEFRRDEARLVDDNKKLQRELGMLKVEHEKRERRACEAEGQLKEAAAKLAEKLEKVKSSLSGEVEEKARRLAEAEAERQKLCTEAQGLRAELEGQRGQFAQYVRPEEHKQLKGRYEQKARELERVQAELKHQSQAWQAEAEKAKAGHSLLKQQVEALRSEMKSQYVPLKVSEEVKRASDVTVGDLNKKLAESREKCQKHSAEAEKLLAENLRLKETVGQLQAAYIPREKHEKEMGALKLTTAGLERQLAELSQKYREQQAKASEFASKNATLQETMEEQYVPVATHEEVKAVLNSTLEKTGQELLELKEKMESVKQEFVRVSDENGTLKRKLRTLQSQVQGGEYINAREHEAKVAALHKNIQELQEKGSEMQAKYQAKQEEVAQLHAEIKAQKKELDMIQECIKSKYAPLSTFEEKERRFEETAKELRSQLQKEREQRREREDEVKKCSQENEKLRARLLSVQNDLQQNYVLAEKSHEMERMFASKMDGLNKQLCELQQKFAEIQCEKERLQEESARQRSEAREAESRLHGQYVPLEQVEALERQLGRTVEELKGELSSKEASCQQEVQKSQELQREMADLKAASVPLAEHLRIKEGLEREASAVKSALREKEGESQERAEKVAKLQSEIQSAKEALWELESREVVGMAEHKMVKSKLEGQVGSMAEKLAELSRKLEAAQQARMEEAPTKDKKEPLQSRNFSIEQEIKDQKERCDKSLSTIAELQKRIQESAKQVEAKDNKITELLNDVERLKQALNGLSQLTYNSGLPTKRQSQQVEVLQTQVKTLQQQLADAERQHQEVISIYRTHLLSAVQGHMDEDVQAALLQIIRMRQGLVC
- the UACA gene encoding uveal autoantigen with coiled-coil domains and ankyrin repeats isoform X4, with the translated sequence MSCWFSCALKNTLTADWNKYDDRLMKAAERGDVEKISSVLAKKGVNPTKLDVEGRSAFHVVAAKGNLDCLNAILVHGVDIVATDAAGRNGLHLAAKYGHALCLQKLLQYNCPTENVDLQGRTALHDAAMSDCSSSIQLLCDHGALVNARDADGRTPLVLATQMCRPAICQLLLDRGADVNARDKQNRTSLMLGCEYGCKDAVEVLLKNGADVTLVDALGHDCSYYARIGDSVEILALIKAAMEESNKASYEVMKKGQPLLKVTNMLPKWSHPNALEDMSFKTHQKEHWNVQELERENEDLKGRLREIQQEHRILLDRINGLQLQLNEEQMVADDLESEKDELRRLLTAKEKQQEESSRMLEALKSKLRFYEGDHGGSGNSFGNRKEDVLLKQGSTYSAEPQQAPASAPAALQSRSMVRPLELLSPSLSPAASEAEALKRELGNLRSCYDAARGEVSRLQLELSHKAAECKALAAECERTKQESDQQIKQLEDALKDVQKRMFDSEGKVKQMQTHFLALKDHLTSEAAATGSKAVEELKEQLKDTKAKYEGASAEVGKLRNQLKQNELLVEEFRRDEARLVDDNKKLQRELGMLKVEHEKRERRACEAEGQLKEAAAKLAEKLEKVKSSLSGEVEEKARRLAEAEAERQKLCTEAQGLRAELEGQRGQFAQYVRPEEHKQLKGRYEQKARELERVQAELKHQSQAWQAEAEKAKAGHSLLKQQVEALRSEMKSQYVPLKVSEEVKRASDVTVGDLNKKLAESREKCQKHSAEAEKLLAENLRLKETVGQLQAAYIPREKHEKEMGALKLTTAGLERQLAELSQKYREQQAKASEFASKNATLQETMEEQYVPVATHEEVKAVLNSTLEKTGQELLELKEKMESVKQEFVRVSDENGTLKRKLRTLQSQVQGGEYINAREHEAKVAALHKNIQELQEKGSEMQAKYQAKQEEVAQLHAEIKAQKKELDMIQECIKSKYAPLSTFEEKERRFEETAKELRSQLQKEREQRREREDEVKKCSQENEKLRARLLSVQNDLQQNYVLAEKSHEMERMFASKMDGLNKQLCELQQKFAEIQCEKERLQEESARQRSEAREAESRLHGQYVPLEQVEALERQLGRTVEELKGELSSKEASCQQEVQKSQELQREMADLKAASVPLAEHLRIKEGLEREASAVKSALREKEGESQERAEKVAKLQSEIQSAKEALWELESREVVGMAEHKMVKSKLEGQVGSMAEKLAELSRKLEAAQQARMEEAPTKDKKEPLQSRNFSIEQEIKDQKERCDKSLSTIAELQKRIQESAKQVEAKDNKITELLNDVERLKQALNGLSQLTYNSGLPTKRQSQQVEVLQTQVKTLQQQLADAERQHQEVISIYRTHLLSAVQGHMDEDVQAALLQIIRMRQGLVC
- the UACA gene encoding uveal autoantigen with coiled-coil domains and ankyrin repeats isoform X3, translated to MIRQTKLQRRTEGTVLAVPGLCIAHPFLLHVRQSSKMASFWLTADWNKYDDRLMKAAERGDVEKISSVLAKKGVNPTKLDVEGRSAFHVVAAKGNLDCLNAILVHGVDIVATDAAGRNGLHLAAKYGHALCLQKLLQYNCPTENVDLQGRTALHDAAMSDCSSSIQLLCDHGALVNARDADGRTPLVLATQMCRPAICQLLLDRGADVNARDKQNRTSLMLGCEYGCKDAVEVLLKNGADVTLVDALGHDCSYYARIGDSVEILALIKAAMEESNKASYEVMKKGQPLLKVTNMLPKWSHPNALEDMSFKTHQKEHWNVQELERENEDLKGRLREIQQEHRILLDRINGLQLQLNEEQMVADDLESEKDELRRLLTAKEKQQEESSRMLEALKSKLRFYEGDHGGSGNSFGNRKEDVLLKQGSTYSAEPQQAPASAPAALQSRSMVRPLELLSPSLSPAASEAEALKRELGNLRSCYDAARGEVSRLQLELSHKAAECKALAAECERTKQESDQQIKQLEDALKDVQKRMFDSEGKVKQMQTHFLALKDHLTSEAAATGSKAVEELKEQLKDTKAKYEGASAEVGKLRNQLKQNELLVEEFRRDEARLVDDNKKLQRELGMLKVEHEKRERRACEAEGQLKEAAAKLAEKLEKVKSSLSGEVEEKARRLAEAEAERQKLCTEAQGLRAELEGQRGQFAQYVRPEEHKQLKGRYEQKARELERVQAELKHQSQAWQAEAEKAKAGHSLLKQQVEALRSEMKSQYVPLKVSEEVKRASDVTVGDLNKKLAESREKCQKHSAEAEKLLAENLRLKETVGQLQAAYIPREKHEKEMGALKLTTAGLERQLAELSQKYREQQAKASEFASKNATLQETMEEQYVPVATHEEVKAVLNSTLEKTGQELLELKEKMESVKQEFVRVSDENGTLKRKLRTLQSQVQGGEYINAREHEAKVAALHKNIQELQEKGSEMQAKYQAKQEEVAQLHAEIKAQKKELDMIQECIKSKYAPLSTFEEKERRFEETAKELRSQLQKEREQRREREDEVKKCSQENEKLRARLLSVQNDLQQNYVLAEKSHEMERMFASKMDGLNKQLCELQQKFAEIQCEKERLQEESARQRSEAREAESRLHGQYVPLEQVEALERQLGRTVEELKGELSSKEASCQQEVQKSQELQREMADLKAASVPLAEHLRIKEGLEREASAVKSALREKEGESQERAEKVAKLQSEIQSAKEALWELESREVVGMAEHKMVKSKLEGQVGSMAEKLAELSRKLEAAQQARMEEAPTKDKKEPLQSRNFSIEQEIKDQKERCDKSLSTIAELQKRIQESAKQVEAKDNKLTYNSGLPTKRQSQQVEVLQTQVKTLQQQLADAERQHQEVISIYRTHLLSAVQGHMDEDVQAALLQIIRMRQGLVC